Part of the Patagioenas fasciata isolate bPatFas1 chromosome 24, bPatFas1.hap1, whole genome shotgun sequence genome is shown below.
CACAAGGTGCACCGGCGGGTTTGGGAACCGGACACGCCGCAGTTTTGCCGCGCAGGGCTACGCGGTGCCGCGCCGCCGTGCCGCCAGGACCAGTGTGGCCTGCATGTCGGTGCGGCCGATGCCCGCCGGGTACGGCTGCAGCTGGGTGAAGCGCACCTCGAAACCGGCGCCCTCCACGGCCTCCAGCACTGCGGCTTCCTCCAGGCGCAGGCAGGAGAACACCTGCTCCCCGATGCCGTAGTAGGTGGTGCCGAGGGAGGTGAGCAGCACCAGGTGCCCCCCCGGCCTCGCCAGCCCCCCGATGCTGCGCAGGGCGCAGCGGAAGGCGGGCAGGTCGGGGCAGGCGGCCTCCAGGCAGTAGGTGGACAGGACGCAGTCGGCGGGCGGCAGCGACACGGGCGCCGCCGGGTTGGCTTTGGTCACGTTGCACTTCAGCACCCGTTTCACCTTCCCGCgcagcttctcctccttctcaGCCCACTTCCCCCTGGTGGGAAAGCAAACAGGTGAAGGCCGCGCGTGAGGTCGTGTGGCTGCTGTGCCGATCGGTGGCCGCGCGCTGGGGCGCTCACCTGTCCCCTTCCAGCTCGCACACGTATTGCACCACCGGCCGCCAGTCGAAGGCCCCCGGCTCGTTCCTCAGCCACGACTCCAGCTCCCGGCGGTTCTGCGGCGTGTAGTCCATGGCCACGATCTCCTGGAAGCGCTCGCATGCCGACAGCAGCTGGTAGATGGTGGGGCCGCAGCCCACGTCCAGCAGGGTgtcaccccccagcccctctgttGCGGGCAGCAGGAACACCCCGGTGAGGACAGAGACGGTGTCCCGGGGCAGAACCATCCCCAGCCTCCCCAGCCTGGCGATGCTGCCCCGAGCACCAggatcccagcacagccccaacCCCAGCCGGGACAGTGCCCGAATCTGCACAGGGACACCCCCCGTCCCCTGCCCAGGCTGCACTTGGCGTTGTGTCCAGGAGCTGGGACAACTCCAGCCACCAACACCCCCTATGCAGACATAGAGGTGCCTGCACGTATAGATCTATGTTAAAGCAGCCGTGCCTGTGCATATGGCCAGCATATCACCCGCTCAGTGCCGGGCACCGTCCCACTGCCCGGGGACAGCCCCGCAAACGTCCCCGGGACTCACCCAGCGCAAACACCTTGGCCAGGCTGCGCAGGTTCTGCATCAGGAAGGCGTTGGGCCGGCCCTGCCCGTCGCTCAGCCTGTAATACTCGCTCAGGTAGTCCCGGGGGTTGAAGCTCCGCTCGTACTCCCCAGTACCCGTGAACGTGGCCGGAGCCTCCATGGTGCCGCTGTCCCGCGCTGCGCCCGCTGCTCGTCCCGGTCAGACTTTGGCCCCGGCCGCCCTCCCACCGCCTCCTCGTGGGCAGGGGCTGTGCACCGACCCAGCTGCACATTTTCCCTGTTGAATCCCCAGCAGCCCCGAGCGCACGGCCCCCCGCACAAAGTAACGGCAATAACTGGGACTGCGTTGCCTGTCCCTGGATTTCCAGTAATTGGCAGCAATAACCAGGCGCAGCTCCCAGCTCCATGAATTCTGTTAGTGCGTCCGGCCCCTGCGCTGCCCAACAGCCGGTCGGGGCGTTCGTGTTCGGTAACAATGCGGTGAGGAGCTCTGAGCACATCGGGTGTCCCGGCAGCGTCTGTCCGGAGGGAGCAGGACCCACTGCCCCCGCCCAGACTCCCCCGCTCTTCCAGTGATTtgtttgctttctcctttttttcaggtTTCCTTTGGAAAGCTGCAGCTTCACCTCCTCGCTCTGAAAACCAGAGAACCCTCAGCCTCGGCACCCAGGTTTTGCCCCAGATCTGACCCCTGCCCGCACCGTGTGCGATGCGGGCCCTGCTGCGCCGGGGTGCCCGGCAGCCCTGGCCACGTCCCGGGGCCGCGGTGGCCACGGTGGCCGCGCTCTGCTCGCTGTCCCCGCCACGCAGCGGCAGCAGAGCCCCGCGGTTCAGCGCGTCTGCAgcgtctcctcctcctccgctcGCCCAGCCGGAGCCAAAATGATCAAAGGGCTTTAGGCTCGTTACAGGCTCCGAATCTGTATAATTGGCATTTGCTTTATTGCAGCTGTGTCGTGAGGAGTGGCGGGCGATGAGCCACTGTCCCCAGACTAATAACTGCTATTTTAGGTCCCGAGGTGGCTTTGCTGAACAAACCCGCATCCCACGCGCCGGCGTGAAGCCCGCTGCCCACGGTGTGAAGCCGCAAAGGGACGTCAGCCTGAAAGACGGACGTGTTTCAGTGGTTTTCTTCGAGCCCGAAGCCAACTACAGGTGACTCTGAAGCCACTGACCCCTTAGAGCCTCCCGGCCGTGGCAGGGGTGTCTGTGTCACGAGATGTCACCCCAGATCAGCCCGTGGGCACTGCCACCCCAGCTGTGACCAACCCTGGCGACACCGGGCGTTTGTCCCCGGCCTGAAATCTCCGCGCTGCCACAGGAACGGGAGGTGGGGGAGAGGCGAGTGTGCCCCAAAGCCAAGCCTAAGCGCACTCCCTGACCAGGGTCTGGCTCTGTTTTCTGGGCTGGGGTCTGTTAGGCGGCACAGCCACCGACACGCGGCAGCTTTGGCGCATTCCTGGTGCTGTTTGCCTGTGTTTTGGTCCGTAGAACCTATTTTTCCTCATGAAGCGACATGATTTGGGGATAAAAGTACGAATTGCTGGCACCCAGAGGCCCTTGGGCTGTTGATGAGTGGGAGCTCAGCCatgtcacccgtgtccccagcctggctctgaCCCCCCCGAGCCGGGAGCACCCCCAGAATCGCTCTGCCCCCCCAGCTCTCGTCTGCATTGAGCTCTCGGCTCCAGGCGTCTGATTTCCATTTCCCCCGCACTTGTAGCTCAATCAGAGTGTGATTAGGGCTCCGCGGGCTCCATTGTCATCTCCACCTAAGTGCTGCTCTGATGGATGTAAACAGCGTTCGGGTGTTTACGCCGTGGAACGCGGCGCCGCGCTCCCTCCCGCTAACACGGGGCGGACGAGTCACAGGCACAAACCCGAACCTGCTGGGGTGGTCCTGATGGGACACAGCTGCGCCCATCACCCAACCAGGGGCACCTTGGCCTCCTCAGGGGCAGCACCTGTGATGTTATAaagggtggggggcacagggggtgtgGTTTGGCACCTGCAGCGTCTCTGGGTGCTGGGGTTTGTGCCGGTGCCCAGTTTTGGTGTGAAAGAGGCCAGTTTGTGCCCTCAGTACAGAACCAGCCCCATGCTGGGTGTGGGGTGAAGCCCAGACAGCGCTGGAGGCCCCGGCTGCTCCAGCCCGGCCCCCCTGCCCGTCCCGCTGCGTCCTCCCCGGGACACAGGTGAGCCGGACCCTGGGCCGCGCTTTGAGGGTGGCAACAAAGCTCCTTTTCTCTGTTTTACGTGGGTTTTGCAGACGGAGCTGTAGGTGCGTCCCTCCTGTGGGTTTGTGAAGATGTGTGTAAGGAAAGTGCTCGAAAAGCACGTGTTTCTGGTTGCAGTTTTTGGAGAAAGCAGCAACTGTTCTTTTGTTGAACGTGCTGGTTGCTTGAAAAAAGCGGAGGCAATGGTGCTTTGGGAGGACAGGACACGGCTCTCTGGGGTTTGCAGCAGTTCTGGGGTTTGCAGCAGTTCTGGGGTTTGCAGCAGTTCTGGGGTTTGCAGCAGTTCTGGGGTTTGCAGCAGTTCTGGGGTTTGCAGCAGTTCTGGGGTTTGCAGCTGCCCTCCTTGGGCTCCCGGGTGTGTGTTGGGctctgcggggccgggggggacAACGGGctctgcggggccggggggggaccgCGGGctctgcggggccggggggggaccgCGGGctctgcggggccggggggggaccgCGGGCTCTGCGGGGCCGCGCGCTTGGCGTGGATGGAGCTGCTCGGCGTGGATGGAGCTGCTCAGCGCGGCAAACACTGCGAGTTTCCCCTGCGTGTTTGTGGGTGCAAAGTCTCACGCGTAGTTTCCCGTCGGGCTGGGAGGAACATCCCCGGTCCCTGTTCCCTCTGCCCGTCCCCAGGGCGCGGTGCTCGCTTGGTTTCCTCCGTCGCACACGCGTGAGGCGCTGTTCGTGAGGTGACAGCTCGTTAGCGGCGGGGCTCGCTGCGCTGCCCCAGGGCTGCCCGCCCGGGCTCCTGCGCGCCGAACAAAAGCGGCTCTGGCTCCGCGTGGCGCAGAGGATCCCGAACAAAAGGTTCCCGTTCCCCTGCGCTCGTCTCTTTTTCCTCTCGCTCGCCTTTCTTTTCCCCCGCTCCTCAGTGCGGATTTCAACAGTTCTTTTTCTGGCTTAAATTTCTCTGTGCTGCAACAAAAAACTGGCAATTAACTGCTGCGAGGCTGTTTTACAGTCCTGTGGAAACCCTTTCCATCCACTTTATTCTAAGCGGGTATATCTTTTATTCCTAGTTTTCGGGAGTGTAAAACTTTACAGCGTTTGCTGCAAACCTCCATACTTGGCTTTGTGGTTTATTGCTCCCTCTGCAGATATATCTTACTCATAAATAAGGCTTTCATCTCCGCGGCACCGCGGTGCTCCGAGCTGCCCCGTTAGCAGGATTTGCCTGGGAACGGCGTGTGATGCAGCCCCGGGCGCAGCTCTTCCCTCCCCGCCCGAGCCGGGGCTGCTTGTCCTCGCTGGGCTGCCCCGGCCGGCCGGGTTTCCCTTCTGAATGGGGCTCGGTCGCCCGCTGCTTTCAAACCCCGGTTCGTTTTCCCCGGGTGAGCGTGAACCGGCCGCGGGCGCCAGGCGGAGCGGGGACAGCGGTCCCTGCGGGCCCAGTCCCTCCGCCGGCTTCCCGGGACCGTCTGGCGCAAAGGGTTCGGCAAGGTGTGCGGTATTAACTGCAGCTTTCAGACCCCCGCATGCCGCACAGTAATTTCACCGCGTTACAGTGATAGTGGTTTTAAAAATCACCCTCCTCCCATCCCCTCTTAACTGAATGCATCTTGTTTCACAAAAACGCATTTAGGGCCAATTTGTTTCGAGCCCAGAATGGCAGCAATTAAAGTAGCGCTGTGCGTTTGGAATAAATGGCGTAGCGCTCGTGTTGGCGTGACCTCCGCTGAAAGGATGGAGCGGGGGGTGTTGCGGAGCGGCGAGCGAGGCGCGCAGCTCCCGTGGCGGTGCTGGGCGTCCCCACCACGCGGCTTTGGAACCGACCTTACCGGGGAAATCGAGACCTGATAAAGCCGCGCTGGTCGCGCGTGTCGGTGTCAGCGATGGTTTATGGGGCCGTCTCGCGGCGCTGGGACCCGCTGCGGAAGCCGCAAATGTCAGAGCGGGCGGGGGGAACAGGTGGGCTGTGCGCATCTCCGGGGCCCCACTAATTCACAGGGAATAAATCAATGACGGGAGCGGGGACCGAGTCCCGTTCCGGGCGCAGGTGACTGCGCAATTCCCTTCTGGCGGGCGGAGGGAGACGCTCGCCCTCGGTTGCCTTTGGTTTTATTGTCTGAGCCTTAAAGGAATCCTGCGCAGCCTTGGGGAAGCGCTGGCAAGTCCCACGTAAAATAATGGGCTAATTATCCCAGACTCCCTGTTTGCAGCACGGGTGCCTCTTGCACCTTCCCCATACGGGAACCGGAGGTTTCCTTCGCTCCCGGAGTCCATGTGATTTCTGCGTTGCCGGTGCCATCGTTACAGGATTCCCGAGTTCGGCTCTGGAGCAGCCGCCGTGGTTCTGGTGCCCGGTGCAGGtttccctgcagcagctctgtcATGGGGGTGATATTTTCCAGCTgtggctggggaggggaaggTTAATGAACACCTGGGGTGCTGCTCTCAGCTTCATTAAAGCCGCTCAGAAGTTTCCAGAGGGTGTTTGTCCTGCAGGCGGTGTTGGGTCTCCCCAGTGCTAAATCGCCCTCTGTGCGGGGAGAGCCACGCACGTCTGCTCGCAAagtttggggtccctgtgccgCAAGGGCACGATTGGAGCGTGGAAGGGAGAGCAGGTGACTTATTAACAGCCCACCCGCCCACAGTTATCACACTAACAGCACCAGAGCGGCCACCGTGTGCCAGGCGATGAGCCACGCGGCGCCGGACCCGCGCGCGTCCGCGGTCTGATAACCAACGAGGTGACGTGGGCCGAGCACCGCAACCGTGCTCAGTCTGGCCCTGTGCAGGTGTGTGGGTTGTTCAGCTGCAGCGGGCGGTTAGGAACGGTGAGGTCTCCTGGGTTAACGTGTTGAGGGGGGATGCGGACGTCGGGCGCTGCTGCGGAGCCTCCCAGCCTGCGGGCGTTAACGGGAGAGCTGGCATTAACGGGAGAGCAGGCATTAGCGGGAGGCACCGGCCCTTCTGGCTCCTCGGGCAGGGGTGGTGCCGGCGTTGCTGGTGCCGGCGTTGCTGGTGCCGGCGTTGCTGGTGCCGGCGTTGCTGGTGCCGGCGCTGCCCACACCCCATCCATTCCTCTCCTCCAATTTTCTCCTCTGGCAATTTATAGGTTAGTTTGATGCTTGAATAGCTGTGTGTCTCTAGTAATATGTATTCTCCGTAAGTATTCCCCGCTGTGGCATATCCTAAGAGAACTCCATCAAATAATTATCTTCCCTTTTATTTATTCACAGTCTTTTCACTCGATCTGCATCACGATAAAATATTCCGATGGTTCGCTCTTAGTGCCGAACCTTCCCCTGTTGTAAAGTGTATTTATGGACAGCATTAAATCCGCCCGCACGGCTCTTTATCTCGGTGCTTTCCCCACTCGATGCCCCGTTGGGCGCTGGCCTCAGCCACCCCCGccgtgacccccgtgtccccggggCCGCGGCTGCCCCCCCGCGTCCCCGCGCCGCGATGGGGCTGTCGGTGCGGCAGAGCCGAGCCGCCAGCAGCAGGACGTGACTGCCGGGCGGCCGAGGGAATCAGAGCCGGGAAGAAACCAATAACCGCTGGTTCCCCCCGCGGGGGCAGGGGCGGCAGCGCTGCTCTTCTCTGAGGAGCTGGGGCGCGGCGGTGGCCTCTCAGGGACGGCTGTGTCCCCAAAAAGGGCTTTGCTGTCTTGTGTCTGCGCAGACGGGCGATGGAAGGGGGTGATGTGCAGGGGGCCGTGCCccccggggtgcaggggcagcagctctgcaggtgtgGGTTTGTCTGAGGCTCTGCTGGGCTGAAAGGGCTCAGCCGTTATCATAGAATTTAAAATCCATAGTGATGCTGGGATTAGGCCAGAAGAGCTCTCCCCTCTCCAGGGCTCAAAGGCGTCACCAATAGCGTTCGGCTCGTTCCCGTTTGCTTTCGCCGCTCTCGGGCGTGCAAGCGCTGCCGGGAGCCCACGTGCTGGAGTCCGCGTGCTGGCGGCGGAGGCAGCGTCTGTGCCTTGCACCGTGAGGACAGCGGTTGCGAGTCAGTCCTGGAGCCAAGCAGCGGTGCCCGCTCACGGACGAGGCTTTTGCTGCCGGCCGGGCCCCAGCCCGGCGGGGGAGGCAGAACGGGGGCCGCTGGTGGGAGATGGAGCAGAGCGGCGGCGAGGACGGAGCCCTTGACGCTCCGCTCGCTGGGCTCCGGCGCCGCGCCGAGAGGCGAGTTCCCCAGCAAGGGTTAACCGAGTGTATAAAATTGATTGCGATTTTAGTAATTCAGTATAATCACAGTCTACCAGCAGGTTGCTTTTCCAGCAGGAGGGTTtggaattattttctggagtttgcAATATAGAACTTAAATTAAGCCTCAGAAGtcagaggagctctgctgcaTCTCTAATGTGGTGCTAAATTCTCAGCAGCACATTCTCTGTATTAAAGCCTTTGCTAGCAATTAGGTTCATTAACTATCACAATACCTTATTTATTACTCGGCATGCCATATGGTTTCCCAGCTAAAGAATGGCACCCGTTCTAGCACAGACCATTTGGCATCATAAAAATGTTAACAAATAATGTTATGGCTCTCAAGGGCAAAAGGGCTCGCTGGGTTGCGGGTCTGAATGGCACGAGAgaatatgaaaacatttttcttctatggCAAAATAAAGAATTCCTCGAGACAGAAGTATTCAAAGAATATCAGGCTCGCATCACGCAAATGGGAGTTTTATACGTGCCCATAATGGTTCTGTCAATACTCGCAGCAGGCAGCGCTCTCACTCATCCCGATCCTTCCCCGGAGCTGGGGCCGCACCGGCAGCACCGAGGGACGGGACTCACCTCTTGGTTTGGTGGAGCCCAGCGCCGCAGCTCAGCTCTCCGGCACGGTCCCTTTGTCACCAAACCTGGTACTGCTGGAGCGGCTCTGGGCGCCTGGCGAGGAGGTGCTGGTGTGTCCATGGCACCGGCGTGCAGGGGGACCTGGGCCGGGTGAGGTTGTGCTGGTGGCTGGAGCAGGTGGTGAGCCCGGTGCCGCGGGAGCGCGCGGGCTCTTCCCGCCCTGGCAGGAGGAGAATCCGGAGCTGTTGCCCTCGTTTGTGTCTCTGGAGGAGCCCACGACCCGTGTGTCTCACCTGCGGTTCACACAGCACCGCGGTTCACACAGCACCACGTCTCTGCAATAAAGCCCTTTGGGGAGCCCGCGCGCTCGCCTGGGACCGCAGCAGGACCAGCGCAGGTCCTGGGCACGGGAATTGTCCCTCGGAGGGTGCGCGTGGAGAGACcaggccccagggctgggcacgGTGGGCGCTTGGGGTCCGCGCTGCTCCTTCCCTGCAGAAAACACGGAAATCAGCATTTCTCACCTGAAAAACTGTATTGAAGTGGCTGCCCTTGCTCAGCGCCGTCGCACGGCATCTGCCCGCCAGCGGGCTGGGGCTCACACCTCGTTTTCCATCTCATTTCCCAAACTGAGTTGTTCCCGTGCCCCGACACCTGCTCTGCCCCCGCGCTTCAGCTCTGCCCCGTGTTTCCCTGGCACTCTCCTTGAGTAAGATGCTTTTTTCCTGGGAGCTGTAATGTTTTTCCCCTCAGACGCCTTGCAGGGGCATTTCCAAAATGTGCCACTACAAAAGGGGTTTTGCTTGGTGTCCCGGGGTCCCTGCCCGGCACCGGCGATGCTCGGCGAGCTGGCGATGCCGCGTCCGCCGGAGCAGCAATGCGAACGCACTGGGCGCTTACTGGGGAATTGGCTTTTTTGCATGGAGAAGGGGTTTTTGAACAGCAAAGAGAAACGAGCTTGTGGTCCAGCGGTGGAGTTGGTTTCCCAGCCTTGGGAGGTATCCAGAGCAGCAGAAGCAGCGGAGGGGGGATGCGCTGGGCTGGGTTTCCAAGGGTGTTTCATCCCCCCAGAGCAGTGGGGGGGTTGGCGGAGCAGGTGACAGCGCCGTGTCCCCCGGGAGCATCCCCGGGCGCTGGCGGGGCCGCGTGTGCCCCGCGGACGGGTCTGTCCTCAGCGGCTCTGCACGGCGTCTGCTCCATTCCCGGGAGGCCGATCGAGCCGTTCCCGCGGGGAATGtgcccggggcggccgtgccagcccCGCCAAGGGCACcggggtccctgtggccacctGCCCGCGCCGGCGCCGAGCCAGCCCGCGGCACAGCCCGAGTCCCGGGACGTGGGGCCCCAGCGGGCACGGGGCGATGCTGCCGACCTTCGGGAGGATTCGGGGTATCTCCCGAGCAGGGCGGCTGCCGGCACTGCTGATGCACCAATGTTATCGGAGGTTTCAGTCACTTAGGAATCTGGCAGCAGATAAGATACCGGGGGTTTATTGTATCTTCTGGCaattattaagaaaataaaatgggtTAATATCTAACCTTGAACCTTGGCTGCAGCGTTTGGGCTCAGACTCCACCAGGACTCTCTCGTGCACTCTGCAGTTGTACAGTTCACAGATGGCGTTAGGGATGAtggaagagatgaacaggaaTTTAATCCGAGACTGAAATACCTTCATTACGCAGCCAGATCAGCTGAGGAACATGTTAGAAACAAGATCTGTATCATGTCTGATTCAGCTcctagatttattttttcctggtgctagaaagggaaggaggaggaggaggaggaggagcagccccctTGGCAGGCGTCTCCCCAGCTGTCGGCGGCGTTTTCTGTGGATATTGGGTGCACAGATACGTTAGcagaaggggagggggaaaggctTCCACAAGTGCGGGCTGCTGTGTGCACTGGCAAAGGTGGCAATGCAGTTTCTGTGTGTCCGCACGGGGCACATACgtgtatgtatctatatatatctccCTGTGGAAGGGGAAACCGATAACCCGTGCAACTGGAAATGGGACGTGGAGCTTTGCCCTTGCTAGAGAGCAAAGATGCATTTGGGGCCGAAGGTGTTTGCTCGgtggttgggatttggggtttgatcGGTGCTCTGGTAAATGCACTCGGGTGTCGCTGCGGACGAGGAGCAGGAGGGAATTCCAGGGTTTTAGGCTCCCAGGTTGTTCAGCGGCTCCTGAAAACCGTCCTGCTTAAAGGCACGAGAAGGTTGACGCAATGTGTTGAGGAGATGTTAATCTGGTGCTCAGAAAAGCATGGGATGGGTATTTAACTCGCCTGGGACTGTTAGTGTCTGAGCTTGGGCACGATCCTTCCGGAGGAGTAATGTCCCAGCCAGCATTCATAATACCATGAAACCACCCCCTTCCCAGCTCTGAATTAGTCCTGAGGAGACCCAAAAGCACACGGGGGTCGGGGAAGCCAGGCTGGAGCTCGGGACCCCCGTTCTGCGGGGCAGAACCAGCCCCAGGCGCTTTGCTGAGGCCCCAGTGCAGGTTCTGCTCCATCTAGAAGGTGTTGGTTATTTCCAGGTGAACTTTACCGAGTGCGTGCAGCCTCAGCACCGGACAGGGTGACATTAAAGCCTGGGCACATCTCTTGTCTCGTCCCAGGCAGGATGTCAAATATTTTAGGTTAAGAGAagtgaaaaagaggaaaagtaatTGCACAGCAAATTAAACAAAGACAACCCCCCTCCCGCTTACTAGGACTTTGAAAGTTGCTGCCTCTGGCTCGAGCTCTGTCGAGTACGTACAAAGGGTAACGCTAAAAATAGGTACTGTACAAATGATTGGGTCATAGCCTGCTAGAGGGAGACATTTTTCCTTAATTAC
Proteins encoded:
- the NNMT gene encoding nicotinamide N-methyltransferase, translated to MEAPATFTGTGEYERSFNPRDYLSEYYRLSDGQGRPNAFLMQNLRSLAKVFALEGLGGDTLLDVGCGPTIYQLLSACERFQEIVAMDYTPQNRRELESWLRNEPGAFDWRPVVQYVCELEGDRGKWAEKEEKLRGKVKRVLKCNVTKANPAAPVSLPPADCVLSTYCLEAACPDLPAFRCALRSIGGLARPGGHLVLLTSLGTTYYGIGEQVFSCLRLEEAAVLEAVEGAGFEVRFTQLQPYPAGIGRTDMQATLVLAARRRGTA